From the Candidatus Cloacimonadota bacterium genome, the window GTTTGTGCCCCACCATGTTTTCGGTCACATACACCGGCACAAACTTATGTCCGTTGTGCACCGAAAAAGTATGTCCGATAAAAGAGGGTATGATCATGGAACGGCGGGACCAGGTCTTGATCACGTTTTTCTTACTGTCGGCGTTCA encodes:
- the rpsS gene encoding 30S ribosomal protein S19, translating into MARSIKKGPFVDDHLLKKVEVLNADSKKNVIKTWSRRSMIIPSFIGHTFSVHNGHKFVPVYVTENMVGHKLGEFSPTRTYRGHKDKKKGK